In Elusimicrobiota bacterium, one genomic interval encodes:
- a CDS encoding ATP-binding protein: MRAADILRWDNRQFQAFLDRGTPEGDAIEYKERIEPHKGSAIRKAFSAFANATGGFIFFGIRDTDRAIVGIDCGANEFLENISNCLDCDRLRPSVKYSVLKQFRFGTKLVIVYLIQPGLDSDRPHMADDCIYVREGNRSRPIQSGDELRRRFFSSRFVPEHLEQVSYWITRIEQDDFTLAGIDVQYLLNARRYLEDKCLTLRDERFISLRNRFNAIGKALDRIATLRAAIHVAHGAPSFDRPHELVQECTYVKQEIESFLTEYKVIHQ, from the coding sequence ATGAGAGCAGCTGACATTCTAAGATGGGACAACCGCCAGTTCCAAGCGTTCCTGGATAGGGGAACTCCTGAGGGCGATGCAATCGAGTATAAAGAGCGTATTGAGCCCCATAAAGGGAGTGCCATCCGGAAGGCATTCTCCGCTTTTGCCAATGCGACAGGTGGATTTATCTTCTTTGGCATTCGTGATACTGACCGCGCGATCGTCGGGATTGACTGCGGCGCGAATGAATTCCTTGAGAACATATCTAACTGTCTTGACTGCGACCGCCTACGACCATCTGTTAAGTACTCAGTTCTAAAACAATTTCGTTTCGGAACTAAACTCGTCATTGTCTATCTCATCCAGCCAGGCCTGGATTCTGATAGGCCACACATGGCCGATGATTGTATTTATGTCCGCGAAGGAAATCGTTCTCGACCGATTCAGTCAGGCGACGAACTTCGCAGGCGATTCTTTTCGTCCCGATTTGTTCCTGAGCATCTGGAACAGGTTTCGTATTGGATTACCCGCATCGAACAAGATGATTTCACGCTCGCTGGCATCGACGTCCAGTATCTCCTCAATGCGCGTCGCTATCTGGAAGACAAATGCCTCACCTTAAGAGACGAACGCTTTATTAGCCTGCGCAATCGGTTTAATGCCATAGGAAAAGCGCTCGACCGTATCGCAACGCTAAGGGCAGCCATACACGTAGCGCACGGTGCTCCGTCATTCGATAGGCCACATGAGCTTGTCCAGGAATGCACCTACGTTAAACAAGAAATTGAATCATTCCTCACTGAATACAAGGTGATTCATCAATGA
- a CDS encoding DsrE family protein, protein MKILLILSHKAYDGSDVVWNALRLADTLIGTGHDVRIFFMNDAMDATRKQAKPENAEFDLGQMLLDLEKKGAEIKLCTTCINRCGIGKGDVLSSNWPATMKDLASWTVDSERVITF, encoded by the coding sequence ATGAAAATTCTGCTGATTCTCAGTCACAAAGCCTACGACGGTTCCGATGTGGTTTGGAATGCTCTGCGTCTGGCGGATACTCTCATCGGTACGGGCCACGACGTCCGGATATTTTTCATGAATGATGCGATGGACGCTACGCGCAAACAGGCTAAGCCTGAGAACGCGGAGTTCGATTTAGGGCAGATGCTCCTTGATCTCGAGAAAAAAGGAGCCGAAATCAAACTCTGCACCACCTGCATCAACCGCTGCGGAATCGGCAAAGGGGATGTATTGTCGTCGAACTGGCCAGCGACCATGAAAGACTTGGCGTCATGGACGGTGGATTCCGAACGAGTGATCACCTTTTAG
- a CDS encoding class I SAM-dependent methyltransferase produces the protein MKVRDSGMPEEELWRTFFDPALILAKLGLTSKSGDVVEFGCGFGLFTLPAARITSGIVHAFDIDPTMVKETTRKVVEQNIVNVRCSQRDFVSDGTGLTTASIGYAMLFNILHAEDPLVLLREAFRALKPGGKVGIIHWNYDAATPRGPAMDIRPRPGECGEWTTEAGFKLIIPHIDLPPYHYGLVGQKPA, from the coding sequence ATGAAAGTGCGAGACAGCGGGATGCCGGAGGAAGAGCTGTGGCGGACGTTTTTTGACCCGGCGCTGATTCTTGCCAAATTGGGCCTGACCTCAAAGAGCGGAGATGTGGTGGAGTTCGGCTGCGGTTTTGGCCTCTTCACCCTCCCGGCGGCCCGGATCACCTCGGGCATCGTCCACGCCTTTGACATCGATCCGACCATGGTAAAGGAGACAACGCGAAAAGTCGTTGAGCAAAACATCGTCAATGTGCGATGTTCTCAGCGAGATTTTGTTTCGGATGGGACGGGACTGACGACAGCAAGCATCGGGTATGCCATGCTCTTCAACATTCTTCACGCCGAGGACCCCCTGGTTCTCTTGCGCGAAGCCTTCCGCGCATTAAAACCCGGCGGCAAGGTGGGCATTATTCATTGGAACTACGACGCCGCCACTCCTCGTGGCCCCGCAATGGACATCCGCCCGCGACCGGGCGAGTGCGGCGAGTGGACGACCGAAGCAGGATTTAAACTCATCATTCCGCACATCGATCTGCCTCCCTACCATTACGGCTTGGTTGGACAAAAGCCTGCCTGA
- a CDS encoding sigma factor-like helix-turn-helix DNA-binding protein translates to MFSGNETISSVLEMLSVRTTRAVRRGKLRTLGQLLQMSPSQLMEIDGFGKACLKEVEESLAEYALHLAPEPVRTKRNRTGVPGRPRPSTVIKLLLKALGRLDARQRLIIKGRHGQRPLTLEQLAKRLAISRERVRQLQNKTERSLLKRFKGEVIERAICQLREHQSCCYTPNQGGIPTLDGDLRLIERYGTLLNKLASMKNYCGAIYFDPLGKKWQLLAPNKPDH, encoded by the coding sequence ATGTTTTCAGGAAATGAAACGATCTCCAGCGTATTAGAGATGCTTTCTGTACGCACAACCAGGGCCGTGCGCCGAGGGAAACTGCGGACCCTTGGGCAGTTGCTTCAGATGTCGCCATCCCAGCTCATGGAAATCGACGGTTTTGGTAAAGCTTGTCTGAAGGAAGTAGAAGAGTCTCTGGCCGAATATGCTCTGCACTTGGCACCAGAGCCGGTTCGCACGAAAAGAAATCGCACTGGTGTTCCCGGTCGCCCTCGCCCCAGCACGGTTATCAAGCTTCTCTTGAAGGCGCTTGGGCGTCTGGATGCGCGGCAGCGGCTTATTATTAAGGGTCGGCACGGCCAGCGACCGCTGACGCTTGAGCAACTGGCCAAACGATTAGCAATTTCGCGCGAAAGAGTGCGGCAGCTTCAGAATAAGACTGAGCGAAGTCTGCTAAAACGTTTCAAGGGTGAAGTTATCGAAAGAGCAATATGTCAACTGCGAGAACACCAAAGTTGTTGTTATACACCTAATCAGGGTGGCATCCCAACTTTAGACGGTGATTTACGTTTAATAGAGCGATATGGCACGTTATTAAATAAGTTGGCTTCTATGAAAAACTATTGTGGAGCAATTTATTTCGACCCGCTCGGCAAGAAGTGGCAACTCTTGGCCCCAAACAAGCCGGATCACTAA
- a CDS encoding metallophosphoesterase produces the protein MRLLFLADLHLEFAPFTSPVERADVIVLAGDIHVGAKGIQWAQETFGETPVIYIAGNHEYYRQSYPDHLDKMREAAKGTNVLFLENDSTEIGGVTFLGCTLWTDFNLYGDVKRAMSEAETSMNDYHVIQLGLTGRRLQPEDTLSPHKKSVQWLKKTLKTQVGKPVVVVTHHAPSLQSVAGQYKRDLVSAAFASPLDRLVAASKAKLWLHGHVHHACDYPIGNTRVLCNPRGYPNETGNGFDPQLVLDVSF, from the coding sequence ATGCGACTTCTATTCCTGGCTGATCTGCACCTTGAGTTTGCGCCCTTCACGTCTCCCGTCGAGAGGGCAGACGTTATTGTTTTAGCCGGTGATATTCATGTCGGCGCCAAAGGAATTCAATGGGCGCAAGAAACTTTCGGTGAGACACCGGTCATTTATATCGCCGGGAACCATGAATATTATCGACAGTCCTACCCGGACCACCTCGACAAGATGCGCGAAGCGGCCAAAGGGACGAATGTCCTGTTTTTGGAGAATGATTCCACTGAAATCGGCGGAGTGACCTTCCTGGGATGTACCCTCTGGACGGATTTCAACCTATACGGAGACGTGAAACGCGCCATGAGTGAGGCTGAAACCTCGATGAACGATTATCACGTCATCCAACTTGGCCTGACGGGCCGGAGGCTTCAGCCAGAGGACACATTATCCCCGCACAAGAAATCAGTCCAATGGCTCAAGAAGACGCTTAAAACACAGGTTGGCAAACCGGTGGTGGTCGTCACACACCATGCCCCCAGCCTGCAATCGGTCGCGGGCCAGTATAAGCGGGACCTCGTCAGCGCTGCTTTTGCCTCTCCTTTGGATCGCCTGGTGGCCGCTTCCAAAGCCAAGCTCTGGCTGCATGGACATGTCCACCATGCTTGCGACTACCCGATCGGAAATACGCGGGTCCTCTGCAATCCGCGCGGGTATCCCAACGAAACAGGCAACGGCTTCGATCCCCAATTGGTTCTCGACGTCAGCTTCTAG
- a CDS encoding ATP-binding protein produces the protein MYINRLIEKDLRDAVAKQKSVLLLGPRQTGKTTLLQRLSPTRLLNLANPDQRQRYEKRPAALIYEIHDLEAESGAPPLVVIDEVQKVPALMDALQVLIDEKKAIFILTGSSARKLRRGSHINLLPGRVLAYRLDPFRREEYAKGTLQDQLLYGALPFVVLDPTPEAREQALRSYVTTYLEEEVRAEALVRNLSPFGRFLELAASESGGLINLRKLSQEIGVSHVTIGSYFQILEDCLIVERIDPLTRSATRKKLTRGSKYLFFDLGVRRLAAQEGRRLPLESWGKLLKQWVGLELLRSMRQGSGHLRFWRDASGPEVDWVIEQEGRLIPIEVKWTETPTQQDARHLQTFLAEYPEAEKGIVVCRTPHAMQLAPRLRAIPWQDLRKIKLS, from the coding sequence ATGTATATCAATAGGCTCATCGAAAAGGACCTCCGAGACGCCGTTGCTAAGCAGAAGAGCGTCCTGCTTCTGGGGCCCCGGCAGACGGGAAAGACGACACTCCTGCAAAGACTCTCCCCCACTCGTCTCCTGAACTTAGCCAATCCAGACCAACGGCAGCGGTATGAAAAGCGTCCTGCCGCGCTTATTTATGAAATTCATGATTTGGAGGCCGAGTCTGGTGCGCCGCCTCTGGTCGTGATTGATGAAGTCCAGAAAGTGCCCGCCTTGATGGATGCCCTTCAGGTTTTGATCGATGAAAAGAAGGCGATCTTCATCTTGACCGGATCCTCGGCGCGAAAGCTGAGACGCGGGTCCCACATCAACCTGCTTCCTGGGCGCGTTCTGGCCTATCGCCTGGACCCATTTCGTCGTGAGGAGTACGCGAAAGGCACTCTGCAAGACCAACTCCTTTACGGTGCGCTCCCGTTCGTTGTATTGGACCCAACGCCTGAGGCGCGGGAGCAGGCGCTCCGGTCCTACGTCACCACCTATCTGGAGGAGGAGGTCCGGGCAGAAGCGCTCGTGCGGAACTTGAGTCCTTTCGGCCGATTTCTGGAATTGGCGGCCTCGGAGTCCGGGGGCCTCATCAATTTGCGCAAACTCTCACAGGAGATCGGGGTTTCCCATGTGACGATTGGCTCCTACTTTCAGATTCTGGAAGACTGCCTCATTGTGGAACGGATCGACCCATTGACCCGCAGCGCCACGCGCAAAAAATTGACCCGAGGGAGCAAGTATCTTTTCTTCGACCTCGGTGTCCGTCGGCTGGCCGCGCAGGAAGGACGGCGGCTCCCGCTCGAAAGTTGGGGGAAACTGCTGAAACAATGGGTGGGTCTCGAACTCTTGCGGTCGATGCGTCAAGGTTCCGGGCATCTGCGATTCTGGCGCGATGCCTCCGGTCCTGAGGTGGACTGGGTGATCGAACAGGAAGGGCGGCTGATTCCCATTGAAGTTAAATGGACCGAAACGCCGACCCAGCAGGACGCCCGTCATCTCCAGACCTTTCTCGCGGAATATCCTGAAGCAGAAAAAGGGATCGTCGTTTGCCGAACACCCCACGCTATGCAGCTTGCGCCCCGCCTCCGCGCCATCCCCTGGCAGGACCTGCGTAAAATTAAGTTGTCGTAG